One part of the Humulus lupulus chromosome 9, drHumLupu1.1, whole genome shotgun sequence genome encodes these proteins:
- the LOC133800221 gene encoding uncharacterized protein LOC133800221 encodes MRTNRSHFTWTNKQSNEDRIYSKLDRVFINEGWVDLFPHTVAVVNWDLLSDHCSCIIKSEPAVNQGSRPFRFFNLWTEHDRFLAVVLQSWNRPCKGKGLGTIVQKLGILQHVLRHFNKYYVGDVAKNYTDAKEKFQDANLTLQKDSHSTELQNKERIAGELFAKHAKTYDSFLRQKSKVNWLRHGDDNTAYFHACLKQRKASNQITSFINDSGQLVESFDDVVDHFVSHFQKIMGSPSSATMPIQNSCFSLGHRLSVDQQIGLIKPFTRKEVEDALFSIHAIKSPGPDGYGSGFFKAMWKDLGAEISEAILGFFEKGILPKELNMATITLIPKVDTPTKAVDFRPTACCNTIYKCISMLCGRLSTVLPSLINQNQGAFVQKRIQGGFKGEKGLRQGDPISPLLFVLVMEYFTRLLSQAALNKEFRFHPSLASGLSANMEKSQVYFGGLADSEIKLLLQKIQFNEGCFPLRYLGVPLRTTKWKARDCALIIKKIQLKLHSWSSRHLSFAGRAQLINSVLLSIRMFWMSIFILPKSVLKEVDQLCRNFLWGRKDSSSNRCKMHFTYWDRVCLPKCMGGLRFKHGVTWNKVLLAKFVWAVSSKKDILWVKWIDSIYLKGQEFWNHKVQQDASWYWKKIANMRDIFSSQVLDEAVKNNKIYVRVLCNRLLNISKVYFANVVWCSLTVPKHRFIFWQAALGHLLTRDKLQQCHFQLPSALCPVCEEVSESHSHLFFACSFSHQLRSRMESWLGRDSWPRRYEDWHTWMLGKPKGLLQRVYAASLVAAVYLIWRNRSKCLYDLNSWSVDFIMQQIRYSVKVKLTRHPKLKLNHRDLAVFNYLMHL; translated from the exons ATGCGCACTAACAGGTCTCATTTCACATGGACGAACAAGCAATCTAACGAGGATAGAATTTATTCTAAACTGGACAGGGTTTTTATAAATGAAGGGTGGGTGGATCTATTTCCTCATACAGTAGCTGTGGTTAATTGGGATTTACTTTCAGACCATTGCTCTTGTATTATTAAATCTGAGCCTGCTGTTAACCAAGGTAGTCGTCCATTCAGATTTTTTAACCTTTGGACAGAGCATGATAGGTTCCTAGCTGTAGTGCTTCAGAGCTGGAATAGGCCTTGCAAAGGTAAGGGGCTGGGGACTATAGTTCAGAAGCTGGGCATACTTCAACATGTCTTACGCCactttaataaatattatgtggGTGATGTTGCTAAGAACTACACTGATGCTAAGGAGAAGTTCCAAGATGCCAATTTGACTCTCCAAAAGGATTCACACTCTACTGAGTTACAAAATAAGGAGAGAATTGCAGGGGAGTTATTTGCTAAGCATGCCAAAACTTATGACAGCTTTCTTAGACAGAAAAGTAAAGTGAATTGGCTTCGCCATGGTGATGACAACACAGCGTATTTTCATGCGTGCCTAAAACAACGAAAGGCATCTAATCAGATCACTTCTTTCATCAATGATTCAGGTCAGTTGGTTGAGAGTTTTGATGATGTTGTAGACCATTTTGTGAGCCATTTTCAAAAGATAATGGGGAGTCCGAGTAGTGCTACAATGCCAATTCAGAATTCTTGCTTCAGCTTGGGTCATAGACTTTCTGTGGACCAGCAGATTGGTCTCATAAAACCTTTTACTAGGAAGGAGGTGGAAGATGCTTTGTTTAGTATTCATGCTATTAAAAGTCCGGGTCCGGATGGGTATGGCTCGGGATTCTTTAAAGCTATGTGGAAGGATTTGGGAGCGGAAATTTCTGAGGCGATTCTAGGTTTCTTTGAGAAGGGTATTCTGCCTAAAGAGCTAAATATGGCAACCATTACTCTGATTCCTAAGGTTGATACCCCTACCAAAGCAGTCGATTTTCGTCCCACAGCTTGCTGTAATACCATTTATAAATGCATATCTATGCTTTGTGGTAGATTGTCGACAGTCCTTCCTAGTCTCATTAACCAAAATCAAGGAGCGTTTGTGCAAAAAAG GATTCAAGGGGGTTTTAAAGGTGAAAAGGGGTTGAGACAAGGAGACCCtatttctccattattgtttgTTCTTGTGATGGAATATTTCACTAGGCTTCTTAGTCAAGCAGCCCTTAATAAGGAATTCCGGTTTCACCCAAG CTTGGCTTCTGGTTTATCAGCCAACATGGAGAAGTCTCAAGTGTACTTTGGGGGCCTGGCTGATAGTGAGATAAAGCTACTGCTTCAGAAAATTCAGTTTAATGAAGGGTGCTTTCCTCTCAGATATTTGGGAGTGCCTCTTCGCACCACCAAATGGAAGGCGAGAGATTGTGCTTTGATTATTAAAAAGATTCAACTCAAGCTTCATAGCTGGTCGAGTCGGCACTTATCATTTGCAGGAAGGGCTCAACTGATCAACTCTGTTCTTCTTAGCATTAGGATGTTCTGGATGAGCATTTTTATTCTGCCCAAGAGTGTTCTCAAGGAAGTAGACCAGCTGTGTAGGAACTTTCTTTGGGGGCGTAAGGACAGTAGTAGCAATCGTTGCAAGATGCATTTTACATATTGGGATCGAGTGTGCTTGCCCAAATGCATGGGGGGTCTTAGATTTAAGCATGGGGTTACTTGGAACAAAGTTCTTCTTGCTAAATTTGTGTGGGCTGTGTCTTCTAAGAAAGATATCTTGTGGGTGAAATGGATTGACTCCATTTACCTTAAGGGGCAGGAGTTTTGGAACCATAAAGTCCAACAAGATGCGAGTTGGTATTGGAAGAAAATAGCTAATATGAGGGATATTTTTTCTTCTCAAGTCTTGGATGAAGCAGTCAAAAATAACAAGATTTATGTGAGAGTTCTCTGTAATAGGTTGCTGAATATTAGCAAAGTTTATTTTGCTAATGTGGTTTGGTGTTCCCTAACAGTACCTAAACATAGGTTTATCTTTTGGCAAGCTGCTCTTGGTCACCTTCTTACACGAGACAAGCTTCAGCAATGCCATTTTCAATTACCATCTGCTCTGTGTCCGGTCTGTGAAGAAGTTTCGGAGTCTCACTCTCATCTATTTTTTGCTTGTTCGTTCTCTCACCAACTGAGATCCAGAATGGAGAGCTGGCTGGGAAGGGACTCTTGGCCGAGAAGGTATGAAGACTGGCATACTTGGATGTTGGGCAAGCCTAAGGGTCTGTTGCAAAGAGTTTATGCTGCTTCATTGGTAGCTGCTGTGTATTTGATTTGGAGAAACAGAAGTAAATGTTTGTATGATTTAAACTCTTGGTCTGTTGATTTTATTATGCAGCAGATTAGATATTCTGTGAAGGTTAAGCTTACTAGACATCCTAAGCTAAAGTTAAATCATAGGGATTTAGCTGTTTTTAATTACCTGATGCATTTGTAA